TTGCATCTACTTATTGTAGAGAAAATAGGATAGATGCAATATAAGGAGATAAGTTTTATTTTGCTAAAAAGCCAAATTTATTCTCAAACATTTTTCCGATCACCGGAATAGGTTTTTTCTGTTCATTGGCAGCATTAATAATCCCAAATACCCATAAGATTAATAAAATCAATCCTATATAATTTAAAAAAGATAAGGCAGGAAGAATGGGGATTACGATGGAAAGAAGAACATTGATAACGACAGTTAATAAGAAGAATCCTAGCCCTTGTTCCAAATGATAGTTAGCCAGGTCATTTTTAGCATGCAAGTCTTTGCTTTTAACATAAGCAATGATCCATCCGATAATTGTTACATAACTTAAAATAGAAATTGTTTTACTGTTCATATTGAATATTTTTTGTCAAAGGTAGAACAGTAGATTTCA
This Chryseobacterium sp. G0162 DNA region includes the following protein-coding sequences:
- a CDS encoding DUF4870 domain-containing protein yields the protein MNSKTISILSYVTIIGWIIAYVKSKDLHAKNDLANYHLEQGLGFFLLTVVINVLLSIVIPILPALSFLNYIGLILLILWVFGIINAANEQKKPIPVIGKMFENKFGFLAK